One genomic segment of Hordeum vulgare subsp. vulgare chromosome 2H, MorexV3_pseudomolecules_assembly, whole genome shotgun sequence includes these proteins:
- the LOC123425443 gene encoding uncharacterized protein LOC123425443 codes for SRIRRTRCWFSAPRSARGAHHPRARLRSCSDALPSYSCSSSSYSVTSARSCVSDAGRRTRPVDPLRVLAVVASLRRIDPKVLAKATSKLFQGEPAKRRKGVWIEISNSDDEESGRGSVVASEGSTITGAASSRSTATSGRCRRPPLASGGCESLVRRADAIMEWLSRPKAAPATETAIRAAVGDNAVTSKALRWLLKQKRGLRRAGTGGRPDPYVYMVDCRLKW; via the exons TCGCGAATCCGCCGTACCCGCTGCTGGTTTTCCGCCCCGCGTTCCGCGAGGGGCGCTCACCACCCCCGTGCGCGTCTCCGCAGTTGCAGCGACGCGCTCCCCTCCtactcgtgctcctcctcctcctactccgtcACCTCCGCGAGGTCGTGCGTGTCCGACGCGGGGCGCCGCACCCGCCCCGTCGACCCACTCCGCGTGCTCGCCGTCGTCGCCTCCCTCCGCCGCATCGACCCCAAG GTGCTGGCCAAGGCGACCAGCAAGCTGTTCCAGGGCGAGCCGGCGAAGAGGCGGAAGGGCGTGTGGATCGAGATCAGCAACAGCGACGACGAGGAGAGCGGGAGGGGCAGCGTGGTGGCAAGCGAGGGGAGCACCATCACGGGAGCCGCGTCGTCCCGGTCCACGGCGACGTCGGGGAGGTGCCGCCGACCTCCGCTGGCGAGCGGCGGCTGTGAGAGTCTGGTGCGGAGGGCGGACGCGATCATGGAGTGGCTCTCGCGGCCCAAGGCGGCGCCGGCCACGGAGACGGCCATCCGCGCCGCCGTCGGCGACAACGCTGTGACCAGCAAGGCTCTGCGCTG GTTGCTGAAGCAGAAGAGAGGGTTGCGCCGTGCAGGCACTGGTGGCCGCCCGGATCCGTATGTGTACATGGTAG ATTGCAGGCTGAAGTGGTGA